In one Achromobacter spanius genomic region, the following are encoded:
- a CDS encoding helix-turn-helix domain-containing protein yields MTSKSTEPPARTTPAAAHNLSRLLAQLDHINGASPDTLSWDDGTWKVDFWRQCVSGPGGVVRLNSAELIIFGRLLAASGAVVERDALHADLLRLWDSGAAENVGSRLSLSISRMRNKFAQAGVPFPVRSVRGAGYQLTPPGNA; encoded by the coding sequence ATGACCTCCAAGTCAACTGAGCCGCCGGCGCGCACGACGCCCGCTGCGGCACATAACCTGTCCCGCCTGCTCGCCCAGCTTGACCACATCAACGGCGCATCCCCGGACACGCTGTCGTGGGATGACGGCACATGGAAGGTGGATTTCTGGCGCCAGTGTGTCAGCGGTCCGGGTGGGGTCGTTCGATTGAATTCGGCGGAACTTATCATTTTTGGGCGGCTTCTCGCTGCGTCGGGCGCCGTGGTCGAACGTGACGCCCTGCACGCGGACTTGCTGCGCCTATGGGACTCTGGCGCGGCTGAGAACGTAGGCAGTCGGCTGTCTCTCAGCATATCCCGCATGCGCAACAAGTTCGCCCAGGCCGGGGTGCCGTTCCCGGTGCGTTCGGTCCGAGGGGCCGGCTACCAATTAACGCCCCCGGGGAACGCCTGA
- a CDS encoding phage tail protein yields the protein MAITNLPTPPSRSDPENFPERADAFMAALPGFATEANLLLEQASEAAIAADEDASVASASKNAAAASQNQAAQSAQDADASRQISAEKADDAEASAQLAQQWATKMGAPVEGDGFSAKHYAKLAEAGTGLTVYSAGDVPSENIGPIYIKGQGVAEWDTFASRYEVRSKIAVGTPSWWPLRVSIPAGQIPLDGQVVSRATFPDLAAMVIAGTLPVVAEAAWQSDPTQRGMYTVGDGSTTIRVPDMNGKSAGSLGAVFRRGDGAMSADTNGLIQRDALQNLTGAMTTRSGAGGVGAVVSSSGAFQSATKATGSGIGFIAYAAGDGAGDQTTFDASRVARTAAETRPLNVAGVWTVHAFGAVVNPGSVDAAQLASDLAALDAEFQTLVGQIEFTIIYPNGGSEASPANIAINSQYVLTNPFPGHHVILEPEVLYEGNWGNPGWWSGDANMAGIRATMRNNSIILSTAKNALGIGYPLGGGAFTYTGSTGIGVAGLPARIKVWKVKGAVA from the coding sequence ATGGCTATTACCAATCTTCCGACGCCGCCCAGTCGAAGTGATCCGGAGAATTTCCCGGAACGCGCCGACGCCTTTATGGCAGCGCTGCCGGGATTCGCGACGGAGGCTAATTTGCTACTTGAACAGGCAAGTGAGGCTGCGATTGCGGCAGATGAAGACGCCTCAGTGGCGTCGGCCAGTAAAAATGCTGCGGCTGCGAGCCAGAACCAGGCGGCGCAGTCGGCGCAGGACGCTGATGCCTCCCGCCAAATTTCAGCCGAAAAGGCGGACGATGCCGAAGCAAGCGCGCAACTAGCTCAGCAGTGGGCTACCAAGATGGGCGCTCCGGTCGAGGGAGACGGGTTTTCGGCTAAGCACTATGCCAAACTTGCAGAGGCGGGGACGGGGTTGACCGTGTATTCGGCCGGGGATGTCCCATCTGAAAATATCGGACCCATCTATATCAAGGGCCAAGGTGTTGCTGAATGGGATACCTTCGCTTCGCGTTACGAGGTGCGCTCCAAGATCGCAGTGGGCACGCCATCCTGGTGGCCGTTGCGGGTGTCCATTCCTGCCGGTCAAATCCCCCTGGACGGTCAAGTGGTAAGCCGTGCCACCTTTCCTGATCTCGCTGCCATGGTGATCGCAGGCACGCTACCTGTTGTGGCAGAGGCTGCTTGGCAGAGCGATCCCACGCAACGCGGCATGTACACGGTGGGCGACGGGTCGACCACCATTCGCGTGCCGGATATGAACGGCAAGTCGGCCGGGTCGCTTGGCGCGGTCTTCCGGCGCGGTGACGGGGCTATGTCGGCGGACACGAACGGTCTGATTCAGCGCGACGCTTTGCAAAACCTTACTGGGGCCATGACTACGCGAAGCGGGGCGGGCGGGGTAGGTGCGGTCGTGAGCAGCTCTGGCGCATTTCAAAGTGCGACCAAGGCTACCGGCTCTGGCATCGGGTTCATTGCTTATGCGGCTGGAGACGGTGCGGGCGACCAAACCACGTTTGATGCATCCAGGGTCGCTCGAACTGCCGCCGAAACGCGCCCACTGAACGTTGCCGGTGTTTGGACGGTGCATGCGTTCGGGGCCGTTGTGAACCCCGGCAGTGTGGACGCCGCGCAACTGGCTAGCGATTTGGCGGCTTTGGATGCCGAGTTTCAGACGCTGGTCGGCCAGATTGAATTCACCATCATCTACCCAAATGGCGGGAGCGAGGCGTCGCCTGCGAACATCGCGATCAACTCGCAGTATGTTCTTACCAATCCGTTCCCCGGCCATCACGTTATTTTAGAGCCGGAAGTGTTGTACGAAGGAAATTGGGGAAACCCCGGTTGGTGGAGCGGTGACGCCAACATGGCCGGCATACGCGCCACCATGCGCAACAACTCCATCATTCTTTCCACCGCAAAGAATGCGCTTGGAATCGGCTACCCGCTGGGCGGCGGGGCGTTCACTTATACCGGCTCCACTGGGATAGGTGTAGCTGGGTTGCCCGCCCGGATCAAAGTTTGGAAAGTTAAAGGGGCAGTAGCATGA